One Candidatus Paceibacterota bacterium DNA window includes the following coding sequences:
- a CDS encoding PBP1A family penicillin-binding protein, with protein sequence MKLIDVFLRELKGLGRFIKWVWKNLKTPAGRSRVWHVFLNILKSLPRIIKWRHIASVLVAVLIFLFIFGGFFVLWAASLKTPDLSSFDDRLVSQSTKIYDRTGNILLYDLSQNVRRTVVPFDQISPYEKEAAVAIEDAGFYQHNGIKISSIIRAFFADIWTLHFSQGGSTITQQVVKNSLLTGDKTISRKIKEWVLAIKLEQVADKNTILNLYLNNTPYGGNIYGIEEASQVFFGKHAADLDLAESAYLAALPQAPTYYSPFGNNKAALVDRKNLVLQKMRELNDITADEYNAAIQENVAFKTASVGGIKAPHFVMFIRDYLAKKYGEDALQQGGLSVITTLDYDLQQKAEQVVKDYILKNGKALNASNGALVAIDPTNGQILAMVGSRDYFDTTIDGNFNVATAHRQPGSSFKPFVYATAFDKGYTPDTAIFDVPTEFSTGCSVTGYPISPGAVCYSPQDYDNTYMGVMSLRTALALSRNVPAVKLLYLAGVQNSIETARKMGIQSLGDANQYGLTLVLGGGEVSPLDMTSAYGVFSQDGVRNPDTGILEVKDRAGNDLERFATSSSLVLNPQSARLVNDVLSDNNARAPVFGPVYFGGKRVAMKTGTTNNSRDAWVIGYTPSIAVGVWMGNNDNAPMVQKASAAIAAPMWKQFMDYALTKVPDTQFTPPDPTDPNLKPFLKGFWQGDGLSGIHSELYWINKNDPTGPAPTDPNSDPQFRLWEYGVQNWAASQNLLTTPTTVGNFTPGPVVVPGTTDIDGPVFTLSSPNQNNTIDGNTRVTITPNIQSSSTISRIDYFVNNTLIGSSTQAPFLFSFVPNDTENIQATNEVRALATDINGKRGEASFSFSVIK encoded by the coding sequence ATGAAATTGATAGATGTGTTCCTTAGGGAATTAAAAGGATTGGGTAGATTTATAAAGTGGGTTTGGAAAAATCTGAAAACTCCTGCAGGGAGAAGCCGTGTCTGGCATGTTTTTTTAAATATTTTGAAATCCCTGCCACGAATTATCAAGTGGAGGCATATTGCATCTGTTTTGGTTGCTGTTTTGATTTTTCTTTTCATATTTGGTGGATTTTTTGTCTTATGGGCCGCCAGCCTAAAAACCCCAGACCTAAGCTCTTTTGACGACCGCTTAGTCAGTCAATCTACAAAAATATATGACCGAACAGGTAATATTCTCCTGTATGATTTAAGCCAGAACGTACGTCGCACCGTTGTTCCTTTTGACCAAATATCACCCTACGAAAAAGAAGCGGCGGTAGCCATTGAGGATGCGGGTTTTTATCAGCACAATGGGATAAAAATCAGCTCTATTATCCGAGCCTTTTTTGCAGACATTTGGACTCTTCATTTCAGCCAAGGAGGCTCAACCATCACCCAACAAGTGGTAAAAAATTCACTTTTGACTGGCGACAAGACAATTTCCAGAAAAATTAAGGAATGGGTTTTGGCCATAAAACTAGAACAGGTTGCCGATAAAAACACCATTTTAAACCTTTATTTAAACAACACACCTTACGGAGGAAATATATATGGAATAGAAGAAGCCAGCCAGGTTTTTTTTGGTAAACACGCTGCCGACCTGGATTTAGCAGAGTCAGCCTATCTTGCCGCCCTACCTCAAGCCCCCACCTATTACTCCCCTTTTGGAAACAACAAGGCAGCTTTGGTGGATAGAAAAAATCTTGTTTTGCAAAAAATGAGGGAATTGAATGACATTACAGCCGATGAATATAATGCTGCTATACAAGAAAATGTAGCCTTTAAAACTGCTTCGGTTGGAGGGATTAAAGCTCCTCATTTTGTGATGTTTATCCGAGACTACTTGGCAAAAAAATACGGGGAAGATGCCCTTCAACAAGGGGGCCTCAGTGTCATAACCACTCTTGATTACGATCTCCAACAAAAAGCTGAACAAGTGGTCAAGGATTACATTCTAAAGAATGGAAAGGCCCTTAATGCCAGCAACGGGGCACTCGTGGCTATAGATCCAACCAATGGCCAAATATTAGCTATGGTGGGTTCTCGAGATTATTTTGATACAACAATCGATGGAAACTTTAACGTAGCTACGGCCCATCGTCAGCCGGGATCCTCCTTTAAACCTTTCGTATATGCCACCGCTTTTGATAAAGGTTACACTCCCGACACGGCTATTTTTGATGTGCCAACTGAATTTTCAACAGGGTGTAGTGTGACTGGATATCCTATCTCCCCTGGCGCAGTTTGCTATTCTCCTCAAGATTACGATAACACTTATATGGGAGTGATGAGCCTACGCACGGCTTTAGCCCTCTCACGCAACGTTCCAGCTGTAAAACTTCTCTATTTAGCTGGAGTTCAGAATTCTATAGAAACGGCCCGGAAAATGGGCATCCAAAGCCTTGGGGACGCCAACCAATATGGCCTTACCCTTGTACTTGGAGGAGGTGAAGTCTCTCCATTGGATATGACAAGCGCCTACGGAGTTTTTTCTCAAGATGGAGTACGCAATCCAGACACTGGAATACTGGAGGTGAAAGATCGAGCTGGGAATGACCTGGAAAGGTTTGCCACTTCTTCAAGCTTGGTCCTCAATCCCCAGTCAGCTCGTTTAGTAAATGATGTGCTATCTGATAATAATGCCAGAGCGCCTGTTTTTGGTCCAGTTTATTTTGGAGGAAAAAGAGTAGCCATGAAAACAGGTACTACAAACAACTCCCGAGATGCGTGGGTTATTGGATACACACCTTCAATCGCAGTAGGTGTCTGGATGGGAAACAATGACAATGCCCCCATGGTCCAAAAAGCCTCCGCCGCTATTGCCGCTCCGATGTGGAAGCAATTTATGGATTATGCCTTAACCAAAGTACCAGATACCCAATTTACTCCACCAGATCCAACAGATCCAAATCTAAAGCCATTTCTTAAAGGTTTTTGGCAGGGTGATGGGTTGAGTGGTATACACTCTGAGCTTTATTGGATAAATAAAAATGACCCGACTGGCCCCGCACCAACAGATCCAAACAGTGATCCTCAGTTTCGTTTATGGGAGTATGGGGTGCAAAACTGGGCAGCCAGTCAAAACCTCCTCACCACGCCTACCACAGTAGGAAACTTCACCCCAGGACCAGTGGTCGTACCCGGAACCACAGACATTGATGGCCCTGTGTTTACACTATCAAGTCCAAACCAAAACAACACCATTGATGGAAACACGAGAGTTACAATCACTCCAAACATCCAATCCTCAAGCACAATCTCCAGAATTGATTATTTTGTGAACAACACTCTTATAGGCTCTTCTACTCAAGCTCCTTTTTTGTTTTCTTTTGTTCCAAACGATACTGAAAATATTCAAGCTACCAATGAAGTGAGGGCCCTGGCAACGGACATAAATGGAAAAAGGGGTGAAGCTTCCTTTTCCTTTAGTGTTATTAAATAA